The following are encoded together in the Glycine soja cultivar W05 chromosome 5, ASM419377v2, whole genome shotgun sequence genome:
- the LOC114411789 gene encoding translation initiation factor IF-1, chloroplastic-like, with product MFPSSSPTSLHTPILHHRYCHHPTPSRTQFSPLTLPPFRHTLSFLVPPPLLPAARAIPAASAAKGDKSGEQKWVLEGLVMESLPNGMFRVRLDNEDLILGYISGKIRKNYVRILPGDRVKVEVTRYDSSKGRIVYRLRSSTPS from the coding sequence ATGTTCCCATCATCATCTCCCACCTCACTCCACACCCCAATCCTTCACCACCGTTACTGTCACCACCCTACACCGTCCCGCACCCAGTTCTCCCCTCTCACCCTCCCACCCTTCCGTCACACCCTCTCCTTCCTCGTCCCTCCGCCGCTTCTTCCGGCTGCGCGCGCCATCCCCGCCGCATCCGCCGCGAAGGGCGACAAGTCCGGCGAGCAGAAGTGGGTCCTCGAGGGTCTGGTCATGGAGTCCCTCCCGAACGGCATGTTCCGCGTGCGCCTTGACAACGAGGACTTGATTCTAGGCTACATCTCCGGCAAAATCCGCAAGAACTACGTTCGGATCCTCCCCGGCGATAGAGTCAAGGTCGAGGTCACCCGCTACGACTCCTCCAAAGGACGCATCGTTTACAGGCTCCGCAGCAGCACCCCCTCCTAA
- the LOC114411790 gene encoding RING finger protein B-like isoform X1: MRWEKVEVKAIGTTTKGGGGPGKRWGHTCNAVKSGRLVYVFGGYGKDNCQTNQVHVFDTVKQAWSQPALKGSPPTPRDSHTCTAVGDNLFVFGGTDGMNPLKDLHILDTSLQTWVSPTIRGEGPPAREGHSAAVVGKRLYIFGGCGKSADNNNELYYNDLYILNTETFVWKCATTSGTPPSPRDSHSCSSWKNKIIVIGGEDGHDYYLSDIHILDTDTLIWRELSTSGQLLPPRAGHSTVSFGKNLFVFGGFTDAQNLYNDLYMLDIDTGVWTNVTTATNGPSARFSVAGDCLDPFRSGVLIFIGGCNKSLEALDDMYYLYTGIARESEQRPEKLSLKKQLKLKCLEQNPNPSQNQVLVRYGVGSDVGQIMTVLNYSQSSRVNIPVNQSPPPGKKMFEAKVTENISEGYTIETVIDGKPLRGILFLNKPNSLYSGAHTCSRKRTVGEIDSVVSNGIHSNQLKTPKVVKQNQMENREASRGDCSECHEHRTESIAVLMSSNPMTANPSDTHKVSANPEPEAAALNRNDEKHETPKSLIGNLTNDGANDVTSSQGEVQTSDQTNVLISNFEVPRDNKTSDAPNYNTEFLKPAAAESALHLSNQVSVADSATPQLHNSTTPTTRECSESAKLI; this comes from the exons ATGAGGTGGGAAAAGGTTGAGGTGAAGGCGATAGGCACAACAACAAAGGGTGGTGGAGGGCCAGGGAAGAGGTGGGGTCACACCTGCAACGCCGTCAAAAGTGGCAGACTTGTCTATGTATTTGGTGGTTACGGCAAAGATAACTGTCAGACCAACCAAGTTCATGTCTTCGACACTG TGAAGCAGGCATGGAGCCAACCCGCTTTAAAAGGCTCCCCACCTACACCTAGGGACAGCCATACATGCACAGCCGTTGGTGATAATCTGTTTGTGTTTGGGGGTACAGATGGAATGAACCCTCTCAAGGATTTGCACATATTAGACACTT CTTTGCAAACATGGGTTTCTCCAACCATAAGAGGAGAAGGACCACCAGCACGTGAGGGTCATAGTGCAGCAGTTGTTGGCAAACGACTATACATCTTTGGAGGTTGTGGAAAATCTGCAGATAATAATAATGAGCTCTACTACAATGATCTTTACATATTAAATACAG AGACATTTGTTTGGAAGTGTGCTACAACGTCAGGCACTCCACCATCTCCTCGTGATAGCCACAGTTGTTCATCttggaaaaacaaaattattgtgATAGGGGGTGAAGATGGGCATGATTATTATTTGTCTGACATCCACATTCTTGATACTG ATACTCTAATTTGGAGGGAGCTGAGTACATCTGGCCAATTGTTGCCACCTCGAGCTGGTCATTCCACTGTTTCTTTTGGCAAGAACTTGTTTGTTTTTGGTGGATTTACAGATGCCCAAAATCTTTATAATGACCTTTATATGCTCGATATTG ATACTGGTGTTTGGACAAATGTTACAACTGCAACAAATGGTCCTTCTGCTAGATTTTCTGTGGCTGGTGACTGTTTAGACCCTTTTAGGAGTGGTGTTCTTATATTCATCGGTGGTTGTAATAAAAGTCTTGAGGCCCTGGATGATATGTATTACCTATATACAG GGATTGCACGGGAAAGTGAACAGAGACcagaaaaattatctttaaagaaGCAATTGAAACTGAAATGCCTAGAACAAAATCCCAATCCTAGCCAAAATCAAGTTCTCGTTAGATATGGAGTGGGTTCTGATGTGGGACAGATCATGACAGTGTTGAATTATAGCCAATCaa GTAGAGTAAATATCCCAGTAAACCAATCCCCACCTCccggaaaaaaaatgtttgaagcCAAGGTTACTGAAAATATCTCAGAAGGATATACTATTGAAACTGTTATTGATGGAAAACCTCTTCGTGGAATTCTGTTTTTAAACAAGCCTAACTCTCTGTACTCAGGTGCTCATACTTGCAGTAG GAAAAGGACTGTCGGTGAAATTGATAGTGTTGTCTCAAATGGTATACATTCTAACCAATTAAAGACTCCTAAAGTGGTCAAGCAAAATCAAATGGAAAACCGAGAAGCATCTCGTGGAGACTGTTCCGAATGTCATGAACACCGCACCGAATCCATTGCTGTGCTTATGTCAAGTAACCCAATGACTGCCAATCCTTCTGATACCCATAAG GTTTCTGCCAACCCAGAACCAGAAGCTGCGGCTTTGAATCGAAATGATGAAAAACATGAAACACCTAAATCTTTAATTGGAAACTTGACAAATGATGGAGCAAATGATGTGACAAGTTCCCAAGGTGAGGTGCAAACAAGTGATCAAACAAATGTGCTAATTTCCAACTTTGAAGTTCCAAGAGACAATAAAACAAGTGATGCTCCAAACTACAACACTGAATTTCTGAAACCTGCTGCAGCTGAGAGCGCTTTGCATCTGTCAAATCAAG
- the LOC114411790 gene encoding tip elongation aberrant protein 1-like isoform X3, whose protein sequence is MRWEKVEVKAIGTTTKGGGGPGKRWGHTCNAVKSGRLVYVFGGYGKDNCQTNQVHVFDTVKQAWSQPALKGSPPTPRDSHTCTAVGDNLFVFGGTDGMNPLKDLHILDTSLQTWVSPTIRGEGPPAREGHSAAVVGKRLYIFGGCGKSADNNNELYYNDLYILNTETFVWKCATTSGTPPSPRDSHSCSSWKNKIIVIGGEDGHDYYLSDIHILDTDTGVWTNVTTATNGPSARFSVAGDCLDPFRSGVLIFIGGCNKSLEALDDMYYLYTGIARESEQRPEKLSLKKQLKLKCLEQNPNPSQNQVLVRYGVGSDVGQIMTVLNYSQSSRVNIPVNQSPPPGKKMFEAKVTENISEGYTIETVIDGKPLRGILFLNKPNSLYSGAHTCSRKRTVGEIDSVVSNGIHSNQLKTPKVVKQNQMENREASRGDCSECHEHRTESIAVLMSSNPMTANPSDTHKVSANPEPEAAALNRNDEKHETPKSLIGNLTNDGANDVTSSQGEVQTSDQTNVLISNFEVPRDNKTSDAPNYNTEFLKPAAAESALHLSNQVSVADSATPQLHNSTTPTTRECSESAKLI, encoded by the exons ATGAGGTGGGAAAAGGTTGAGGTGAAGGCGATAGGCACAACAACAAAGGGTGGTGGAGGGCCAGGGAAGAGGTGGGGTCACACCTGCAACGCCGTCAAAAGTGGCAGACTTGTCTATGTATTTGGTGGTTACGGCAAAGATAACTGTCAGACCAACCAAGTTCATGTCTTCGACACTG TGAAGCAGGCATGGAGCCAACCCGCTTTAAAAGGCTCCCCACCTACACCTAGGGACAGCCATACATGCACAGCCGTTGGTGATAATCTGTTTGTGTTTGGGGGTACAGATGGAATGAACCCTCTCAAGGATTTGCACATATTAGACACTT CTTTGCAAACATGGGTTTCTCCAACCATAAGAGGAGAAGGACCACCAGCACGTGAGGGTCATAGTGCAGCAGTTGTTGGCAAACGACTATACATCTTTGGAGGTTGTGGAAAATCTGCAGATAATAATAATGAGCTCTACTACAATGATCTTTACATATTAAATACAG AGACATTTGTTTGGAAGTGTGCTACAACGTCAGGCACTCCACCATCTCCTCGTGATAGCCACAGTTGTTCATCttggaaaaacaaaattattgtgATAGGGGGTGAAGATGGGCATGATTATTATTTGTCTGACATCCACATTCTTGATACTG ATACTGGTGTTTGGACAAATGTTACAACTGCAACAAATGGTCCTTCTGCTAGATTTTCTGTGGCTGGTGACTGTTTAGACCCTTTTAGGAGTGGTGTTCTTATATTCATCGGTGGTTGTAATAAAAGTCTTGAGGCCCTGGATGATATGTATTACCTATATACAG GGATTGCACGGGAAAGTGAACAGAGACcagaaaaattatctttaaagaaGCAATTGAAACTGAAATGCCTAGAACAAAATCCCAATCCTAGCCAAAATCAAGTTCTCGTTAGATATGGAGTGGGTTCTGATGTGGGACAGATCATGACAGTGTTGAATTATAGCCAATCaa GTAGAGTAAATATCCCAGTAAACCAATCCCCACCTCccggaaaaaaaatgtttgaagcCAAGGTTACTGAAAATATCTCAGAAGGATATACTATTGAAACTGTTATTGATGGAAAACCTCTTCGTGGAATTCTGTTTTTAAACAAGCCTAACTCTCTGTACTCAGGTGCTCATACTTGCAGTAG GAAAAGGACTGTCGGTGAAATTGATAGTGTTGTCTCAAATGGTATACATTCTAACCAATTAAAGACTCCTAAAGTGGTCAAGCAAAATCAAATGGAAAACCGAGAAGCATCTCGTGGAGACTGTTCCGAATGTCATGAACACCGCACCGAATCCATTGCTGTGCTTATGTCAAGTAACCCAATGACTGCCAATCCTTCTGATACCCATAAG GTTTCTGCCAACCCAGAACCAGAAGCTGCGGCTTTGAATCGAAATGATGAAAAACATGAAACACCTAAATCTTTAATTGGAAACTTGACAAATGATGGAGCAAATGATGTGACAAGTTCCCAAGGTGAGGTGCAAACAAGTGATCAAACAAATGTGCTAATTTCCAACTTTGAAGTTCCAAGAGACAATAAAACAAGTGATGCTCCAAACTACAACACTGAATTTCTGAAACCTGCTGCAGCTGAGAGCGCTTTGCATCTGTCAAATCAAG
- the LOC114411788 gene encoding RHOMBOID-like protein 12, mitochondrial, with the protein MQGLIRKLVAQVQAQHPLRNTNSHHRIFNTHSAFSSVPKPSQPQLHQVNHIHSPFLTHPLHHFHSCRSFSTKFRAFLSQPMISRHFAFNPLLRVSARSLQIGCRPSLHYFIRHNFNFSHNHDFSRRSWRSWLRGLTANDMVLGLIIANVAIFLLWRIADQNFMIKNFTISLDNFKSGRLHTLITNAFSHVDTWHIVSNMIGLYFFGMNIGRNFGPEFLLKLYLAGAVGGSVFYLIHQAYKAQTSKDWRTMIVSKELALGASGAVNAVMLLDIFLFPKATLYLDFFIPVPAVLLGIFLIGKDMLRILEGNSQISGSAHLGGAAVAAIAWAGVRKGRF; encoded by the exons ATGCAGGGTTTAATTCGCAAACTGGTGGCACAGGTACAGGCACAGCATCCCCTTCGCAACACCAACTCTCACCACCGTATCTTCAACACTCACAGCGCCTTCTCCTCTGTTCCCAAACCTTCGCAACCCCAACTGCATCAAGTGAACCACATTCACTCTCCCTTCCTCACTCACCCACTTCATCATTTTCACTCATGCCGCTCCTTTTCCACCAAATTTCGCGCCTTTCTCTCCCAACCAATGATCTCGCGTCACTTCGCCTTCAATCCTCTCCTCAGGGTCTCTGCCAGAAGCCTCCAAATCGGTTGCAGGCCCAGTCTTCATTATTTTATTCGACACAACTTCAATTTCAGCCATAATCACGATTTTTCTCGGCGTTCTTG GAGATCATGGCTCCGTGGGCTAACAGCTAATGACATGGTTTTGGGCTTGATTATAGCTAATgttgctatttttttattgtggaGGATAGCAGAtcaaaattttatgataaagAACTTTACT ATCTCTTTGGACAATTTTAAGAGTGGACGTTTGCACACTTTGATTACCAATGCATTCAGTCATGTAGATACCTGGCATATAGTTTCCAACATGATTGGACTCTACTTCTTTGGAATGAAT ATTGGAAGAAATTTTGGACCTGAATTTCTGCTGAAGTTGTATCTTGCTGGGGCAGTTGGTGGCTCTGTTTTTTACTTGATCCATCAGGCCTATAAAGCACAAACATCAAAG GACTGGAGAACTATGATTGTTTCAAAGGAATTAGCATTG GGGGCAAGTGGAGCTGTAAATGCAGTTATGCTACTTGACATATTTCTCTTTCCAAAAGCAACCCTTTACCTTGACTTTTTTATACCAGTTCCCGCGGTCTTGCTG gGTATCTTTTTGATTGGGAAAGATATGCTAAGGATACTTGAG GGAAACAGTCAAATATCAGGATCTGCACATTTGGGAGGTGCTGCTGTTGCAGCCATAGCTTGGGCAGGGGTTCGGAAAGGAAGATTCTAA
- the LOC114411790 gene encoding RING finger protein B-like isoform X2 — MRWEKVEVKAIGTTTKGGGGPGKRWGHTCNAVKSGRLVYVFGGYGKDNCQTNQVHVFDTVKQAWSQPALKGSPPTPRDSHTCTAVGDNLFVFGGTDGMNPLKDLHILDTSLQTWVSPTIRGEGPPAREGHSAAVVGKRLYIFGGCGKSADNNNELYYNDLYILNTETFVWKCATTSGTPPSPRDSHSCSSWKNKIIVIGGEDGHDYYLSDIHILDTDTLIWRELSTSGQLLPPRAGHSTVSFGKNLFVFGGFTDAQNLYNDLYMLDIDTGVWTNVTTATNGPSARFSVAGDCLDPFRSGVLIFIGGCNKSLEALDDMYYLYTGIARESEQRPEKLSLKKQLKLKCLEQNPNPSQNQVLVRYGVGSDVGQIMTVLNYSQSSRVNIPVNQSPPPGKKMFEAKVTENISEGYTIETVIDGKPLRGILFLNKPNSLYSGAHTCSRKRTVGEIDSVVSNGIHSNQLKTPKVVKQNQMENREASRGDCSECHEHRTESIAVLMSSNPMTANPSDTHKVSANPEPEAAALNRNDEKHETPKSLIGNLTNDGANDVTSSQGEVQTSDQTNVLISNFEVPRDNKTSDAPNYNTEFLKPAAAESALHLSNQVADSATPQLHNSTTPTTRECSESAKLI; from the exons ATGAGGTGGGAAAAGGTTGAGGTGAAGGCGATAGGCACAACAACAAAGGGTGGTGGAGGGCCAGGGAAGAGGTGGGGTCACACCTGCAACGCCGTCAAAAGTGGCAGACTTGTCTATGTATTTGGTGGTTACGGCAAAGATAACTGTCAGACCAACCAAGTTCATGTCTTCGACACTG TGAAGCAGGCATGGAGCCAACCCGCTTTAAAAGGCTCCCCACCTACACCTAGGGACAGCCATACATGCACAGCCGTTGGTGATAATCTGTTTGTGTTTGGGGGTACAGATGGAATGAACCCTCTCAAGGATTTGCACATATTAGACACTT CTTTGCAAACATGGGTTTCTCCAACCATAAGAGGAGAAGGACCACCAGCACGTGAGGGTCATAGTGCAGCAGTTGTTGGCAAACGACTATACATCTTTGGAGGTTGTGGAAAATCTGCAGATAATAATAATGAGCTCTACTACAATGATCTTTACATATTAAATACAG AGACATTTGTTTGGAAGTGTGCTACAACGTCAGGCACTCCACCATCTCCTCGTGATAGCCACAGTTGTTCATCttggaaaaacaaaattattgtgATAGGGGGTGAAGATGGGCATGATTATTATTTGTCTGACATCCACATTCTTGATACTG ATACTCTAATTTGGAGGGAGCTGAGTACATCTGGCCAATTGTTGCCACCTCGAGCTGGTCATTCCACTGTTTCTTTTGGCAAGAACTTGTTTGTTTTTGGTGGATTTACAGATGCCCAAAATCTTTATAATGACCTTTATATGCTCGATATTG ATACTGGTGTTTGGACAAATGTTACAACTGCAACAAATGGTCCTTCTGCTAGATTTTCTGTGGCTGGTGACTGTTTAGACCCTTTTAGGAGTGGTGTTCTTATATTCATCGGTGGTTGTAATAAAAGTCTTGAGGCCCTGGATGATATGTATTACCTATATACAG GGATTGCACGGGAAAGTGAACAGAGACcagaaaaattatctttaaagaaGCAATTGAAACTGAAATGCCTAGAACAAAATCCCAATCCTAGCCAAAATCAAGTTCTCGTTAGATATGGAGTGGGTTCTGATGTGGGACAGATCATGACAGTGTTGAATTATAGCCAATCaa GTAGAGTAAATATCCCAGTAAACCAATCCCCACCTCccggaaaaaaaatgtttgaagcCAAGGTTACTGAAAATATCTCAGAAGGATATACTATTGAAACTGTTATTGATGGAAAACCTCTTCGTGGAATTCTGTTTTTAAACAAGCCTAACTCTCTGTACTCAGGTGCTCATACTTGCAGTAG GAAAAGGACTGTCGGTGAAATTGATAGTGTTGTCTCAAATGGTATACATTCTAACCAATTAAAGACTCCTAAAGTGGTCAAGCAAAATCAAATGGAAAACCGAGAAGCATCTCGTGGAGACTGTTCCGAATGTCATGAACACCGCACCGAATCCATTGCTGTGCTTATGTCAAGTAACCCAATGACTGCCAATCCTTCTGATACCCATAAG GTTTCTGCCAACCCAGAACCAGAAGCTGCGGCTTTGAATCGAAATGATGAAAAACATGAAACACCTAAATCTTTAATTGGAAACTTGACAAATGATGGAGCAAATGATGTGACAAGTTCCCAAGGTGAGGTGCAAACAAGTGATCAAACAAATGTGCTAATTTCCAACTTTGAAGTTCCAAGAGACAATAAAACAAGTGATGCTCCAAACTACAACACTGAATTTCTGAAACCTGCTGCAGCTGAGAGCGCTTTGCATCTGTCAAATCAAG